The genomic DNA TGAAAAATTCCCCATAAATGAATAAGTTTATTTTTAATATAATAATTCAAAAAATAAAATATATATTAAATACCCTTGATATAACTGGATACTTATAGTATAATTATTAATATAGACAGCTAACAGCAACTAACTTGATATCCGAGCTGAAGGTGCAGGTGTGAATCCTGCCGTCAAAAGATGTAGCTTAAATAATAGAGTGTCAGCATTCACAAGACTGCTGTCTGAAAATAGATAACTAACAGCACATATTTTCTAAGGGATTAAAGGGTCGCAGGTTCAAGTCCTGCCAGTTGGAAACAACTGTAGCTCAGAGAAAGAGCATTTAATGAAAAACAGTTATCTGAAATATAGACGACTTACAGCAAACCAAATTTGAATATTCCAAATTCTTAGGGTCGTCTGAAATAATAATACTTAATAAGTTTCTAAAAATAAAAAATTGCTCCTGTAATTCCAGAGCAATTTTTCTTTTATATTTTCTGCTAAAATTTTATAAAATGTTCTATAGCTTCAGTCAAGCCGTCTGCATTGTTATCTTTTTCCGTTACATAATCCGCTGATTTCTTTACATGCTCGTAAGCATTCTGCATTGCAGCACTATACCCAGATTCCTTGAGCATTTCTATGTCATTTTCCCCGTCGCCTATTGAAAGTATTTCTGATAAAGGTATTCCCGAATATTCAGAAAACCACTTTAAAGCAACAGATTTATCAGAACCTGCCGGTACTACTTCAAGAAGAAAATCCAGTGAAAACATTGTCTTTATATCATTGCTCACAGCACTTTCCTGTAATTTAGCCGCTGCTGTTTCCAGATTTTCTCTTTTTCCCACCAGCAGTATTTTCATGAAATCAATATCTTTATAATCATTTATATCCTTTATAAATACCTTTGTCTGATGGTTGCTTGAAACCTCCACTTCGAGCTCTTCGTTATCCTGTGTTATATATATGAGATTTTTTTCATGAATACAAAAACTAATATCTATTTTATTTTTCATAATGATATCATATACTTCTTTTATAATATTAAAATCCAGTTTTTTTACATAAAGATTTTTTCCTTCCTTTATATCATGAATTATTCCGCCGTTATATGCTATAAAGTATCTTATCTTATCATCAAGTCCTGCTTTTTTTATAAGTCCCAGCATTCCAAAAGCAGGTCTGCCTGATGCAAATAAAAATTCTCTTCCGCTTTCCAATACTCTTTTTACAGTTGCACTGTTTTTTTCCGATATTGCTTCATTTAATCCCAGACTTGTTCCGTCCATATCAGCTACTACCATTTTTATCATTGTTTACTCTCCTTTTTGATCTTAAATTTTGTTTTCATACAGAAATTTAATAAATTATCTAAGATATTTACTATTGCCTTTATCCCAATATTTTTACAATAGTATATTTATTTATAAATTTATCAAACTTCCGTAAATACGTATAATTCATAATTTTTTTGAGTAAATCAAAATCATTTTAAAATTTTGTACTGGTGAAAGAATATTCAATTAACTAATTATAGCATAACTTGATCTGCTTTTCGTTAAAACCGGCAGAAAAGCACTGCTAAACATCGGAATTTTCCGCGAGATTCAGCATACGGCGTATATTTTCCCTTCCTTTTTTTATTCCCAGATTAATTACTGCTGCAAGCAGAAAACAAGCTGCCGTTAATATAATTCCTGTCACGCCAGCGGCAAAGCGAAGCCCTTTTCCCTGAAATCCCCAGTATGCAGTTACCAAAAAAATACTTGAAACCGAAAGAAACATTCTTAACCATTTTTCCAGTTTTTTTATTTCTTTTGCCTGTAATGAAGCTTCTACAGTTAATTCCTTGGAATTCATGACAAATCCTCCCTGAAATATTAAATTTGGTTACACAGCATTAATTTCAAAACTGTGTAACCATTATATAAATCTATAAATTTTTAATAAGTAAGTCCTGGATTAAAGAATCCGAGAAGAACTCCCACAAATGCTATAACCACAAGAATAAGCATTACTGTAGTCGGTGACATCTTTTTCTTTTTCATCAGCCACCAGCAGAATATCACAGTAATCGCTGACAGCAGCTTTGGAAATATCCCGTCAAACGTTTTCTGCAGATCTATAATTGTACCGCCTTCGGCATTACTAAGTTTAAAAGAAGTTGTTATATTTATCCATGTAGCTGCAACAGCTCCTATAACTATAGTTCCTACCATGATTACAGATTCTCTTATTGCAGTGGCTTTTTCACCCACTATTACTTCTACTGCTTTACCTCCCAGCTCATATCCCTTAAAGTATAAGAGTCTCATACCCGATATAGCCAGTATATTCCATACTATAATATAGAAGATCGCTCCAAGAGGTGATCCGCCTCCCGAAAGTCCCAGTCCGATACCTAAAAGTATCGGAATCAGAGTTCCTACAATAAGCGAATCTCCGATACCTGCCAAAGGTCCCATAAGACCCGCACGTATCCCGTTTATCATTTCACTGTCTATCTGCTCTCCGTTAGCTCTTGCTTCTTCCAGTCCTGCAGTTATCCCCACTACCACAGTCCCGATCTGAGGCTCTGTATTGAAGAAAGCAGTATATGTTTCCATTGCTTTTTGCTTTTCCTCTTTATCATCATATAATTCATCAACTATAGGCAGCATCGATACAAGATAACCAAATGTCTGCATATGCTCCTGTGAAAAACAGGTAAGATTTCCATAAAACCAGTTCCAGAAAGATTTTGTCAGTGCTTTTTTAGATACTTCTTTTCTAGCCATTATATATCCTCCTCTTCATCATCAACTGCTGATACTGTTGCTTTTTTTAGTCCCACCAGTTTTATATTATAATAAAGAATTGCAAAAAATCCGCCTACTATAGCTGCTCCTATAAGATTTACCCCCATACTTGCCGCGAGCGTAAACCCGAAGAAAAATGTTATTAGATCCGTAGGCTTTGTGACTACCTGTTTTAATAAAATTGCTATCCCTACTGCCGGCAGCAGACTTCCCACTGTAAACAGCGTTTTCATCGCAATACCGTCCATAGGAAGATAATTCTTAATAATCTGAACCATATATTCACCTGATATCGTTATTATGAATGTAGGTATAAAACTGCAGATTATATGCGAGATCCACGGATAAACCATATTTACGAAATAAAGATTCTTAAAGTTGCCTTTTTCTATAGATTTCCATCCTA from Sebaldella termitidis ATCC 33386 includes the following:
- a CDS encoding Cof-type HAD-IIB family hydrolase, translating into MIKMVVADMDGTSLGLNEAISEKNSATVKRVLESGREFLFASGRPAFGMLGLIKKAGLDDKIRYFIAYNGGIIHDIKEGKNLYVKKLDFNIIKEVYDIIMKNKIDISFCIHEKNLIYITQDNEELEVEVSSNHQTKVFIKDINDYKDIDFMKILLVGKRENLETAAAKLQESAVSNDIKTMFSLDFLLEVVPAGSDKSVALKWFSEYSGIPLSEILSIGDGENDIEMLKESGYSAAMQNAYEHVKKSADYVTEKDNNADGLTEAIEHFIKF
- a CDS encoding PTS system mannose/fructose/sorbose family transporter subunit IID, producing MARKEVSKKALTKSFWNWFYGNLTCFSQEHMQTFGYLVSMLPIVDELYDDKEEKQKAMETYTAFFNTEPQIGTVVVGITAGLEEARANGEQIDSEMINGIRAGLMGPLAGIGDSLIVGTLIPILLGIGLGLSGGGSPLGAIFYIIVWNILAISGMRLLYFKGYELGGKAVEVIVGEKATAIRESVIMVGTIVIGAVAATWINITTSFKLSNAEGGTIIDLQKTFDGIFPKLLSAITVIFCWWLMKKKKMSPTTVMLILVVIAFVGVLLGFFNPGLTY
- a CDS encoding PTS mannose/fructose/sorbose/N-acetylgalactosamine transporter subunit IIC; protein product: MHINLIQAVLLGIFACLSSMPGLGGTTIGNYTLGRPLVAGLVVGIILGDIKSGIIVGAAIQVIYIALVTPGGTVSADVRAISYIGIPLAIVSIKGLGIDPSTTEATQLAAALGAAVGTLGTVLFYGTATVNLLWQHIGWKSIEKGNFKNLYFVNMVYPWISHIICSFIPTFIITISGEYMVQIIKNYLPMDGIAMKTLFTVGSLLPAVGIAILLKQVVTKPTDLITFFFGFTLAASMGVNLIGAAIVGGFFAILYYNIKLVGLKKATVSAVDDEEEDI